Proteins encoded in a region of the Nitrospira sp. genome:
- a CDS encoding amidophosphoribosyltransferase has product MAKELPMFASDKLHEECAVFGIYGHKEAANLAYLGLYALQHRGQEASGIVSNDGEQFHIEKGQGLVADIFSQQALSRLPGTMAIGHNRYSTAGGAGLKNVQPLSVNFAFGNLAVAHNGNLINATMLRSELEAYGAIFQSTSDTEVIIHLIAHSRADTLLDRVIDSLTQVRGAFSVVIMTDQGIVAARDPHGFRPLCLGRFRDSWIVASESCAFDLLDAEYVREIEPGELVVLDHRGVTSYKPFAPTKPAMCVFEFVYFSRPDSRIFGGGAVYSIRKAFGRQLAQESGVSADIVIPVPDSGVPAALGYSEGSGLPFETGLIRNHYVGRTFIEPEQSIRHFGVKVKLNAVPEVLRGKRVVVVDDSLVRGTTSRKIVKMLRHAGAKEVHMRISSPPIVSPCFYGIDTPTKKELIASSHTREEIRKYITADSLAYLSLDGMVSAAPGIPGQYCDACFTERYPISFTRAEELQLGLFETSR; this is encoded by the coding sequence ATGGCCAAAGAGTTACCGATGTTTGCTTCAGACAAGCTTCACGAGGAATGCGCCGTCTTCGGCATCTACGGTCATAAGGAAGCCGCGAACCTCGCCTATCTTGGCCTCTATGCGCTTCAGCATCGGGGGCAGGAAGCGTCCGGCATCGTGTCGAACGATGGCGAACAGTTTCACATTGAAAAAGGCCAAGGGCTTGTCGCCGATATCTTTTCGCAACAGGCGTTGTCACGGTTGCCCGGCACGATGGCCATTGGGCACAACCGCTATTCGACGGCGGGTGGCGCAGGGTTGAAAAATGTCCAGCCCCTGAGCGTCAACTTCGCCTTCGGGAATCTTGCGGTGGCACACAACGGCAATCTCATCAATGCCACCATGCTCCGCAGTGAGCTGGAAGCCTATGGTGCAATCTTCCAATCGACATCAGACACCGAGGTCATCATTCATCTGATTGCTCATTCGCGGGCGGACACGCTTCTTGACCGGGTGATCGATTCGCTCACGCAAGTCCGCGGCGCATTCTCCGTGGTCATCATGACGGATCAGGGAATTGTCGCAGCCCGGGATCCCCATGGGTTTCGGCCGCTCTGCTTGGGACGTTTTCGCGATTCCTGGATCGTGGCCTCCGAGAGTTGTGCATTTGATTTGCTTGATGCCGAATACGTGCGAGAGATAGAGCCTGGCGAGTTGGTCGTGCTGGATCATCGGGGCGTGACGAGTTATAAGCCTTTTGCTCCGACCAAGCCGGCCATGTGCGTATTCGAGTTTGTGTATTTTTCCCGTCCTGATAGTCGCATTTTTGGTGGGGGGGCCGTGTACTCGATTCGTAAGGCTTTTGGGCGGCAGCTCGCACAGGAGTCTGGGGTATCGGCAGACATCGTGATTCCGGTTCCGGATTCGGGAGTGCCTGCCGCGCTGGGGTATTCCGAAGGGTCAGGTCTTCCCTTCGAAACCGGACTCATTCGAAATCATTATGTCGGGCGTACGTTTATCGAGCCGGAGCAGTCGATCCGTCACTTCGGGGTCAAGGTCAAGCTGAACGCGGTTCCCGAGGTGCTCCGAGGCAAGCGAGTCGTCGTGGTCGATGACTCATTAGTTCGTGGGACGACGAGTCGAAAAATCGTCAAAATGCTGCGCCATGCCGGTGCCAAAGAAGTGCATATGCGTATCAGCTCACCGCCGATCGTGTCTCCCTGCTTCTATGGCATTGACACCCCGACCAAGAAAGAACTGATCGCCTCCAGTCATACGAGGGAAGAGATCCGCAAGTACATCACTGCTGACAGTCTCGCCTATCTGAGCCTCGACGGCATGGTGAGCGCTGCCCCAGGTATCCCCGGGCAGTATTGCGATGCCTGTTTTACTGAGCGCTATCCCATTTCTTTTACCAGGGCCGAGGAACTTCAACTCGGGCTGTTTGAAACGTCGCGCTGA